From a single Oceanispirochaeta sp. M1 genomic region:
- a CDS encoding NUDIX domain-containing protein: MTNSAALYFTAKAFILKNHRFLALKISEKNGDSWELPGGRMEYGENLEETLHREIKEETNLEIIPIRILNSWYLIEETRQISGVIYLCEIKSNLNTI; this comes from the coding sequence ATGACTAATTCAGCAGCTCTATATTTTACTGCAAAGGCTTTCATTCTTAAAAATCATAGATTTCTTGCTTTAAAGATATCTGAGAAAAATGGTGACTCTTGGGAATTACCAGGAGGACGGATGGAGTATGGTGAGAATCTTGAAGAAACCCTTCATAGAGAAATCAAGGAAGAAACAAATCTTGAGATAATTCCAATTCGGATATTGAACTCTTGGTATTTGATTGAAGAGACAAGACAGATCTCCGGAGTCATATATCTCTGTGAGATTAAATCTAATTTGAATACTATTTGA
- a CDS encoding phage/plasmid primase, P4 family, with product MAEKMKLKKVMEKIRIFEEEEHFEIKKALYSGCKFTEEQTRIMDLIFKNQLHEHYGLLTLLYNCYSQLESELPREERLSERFFALRWDSYMKAYAKWTAPKQPVQGMEKHLEREALRVLSTNMNERGTAFSDFFNASMMIKDWGEDIRYCSPWKKWLIWDGCHWNIDELREIYDMGKLSIEAMVEKAPECPSTEDGLNLIAHSRRSSTARKVEAMLSTTSSDPRIRIAPDALDQDQFLFNCANGVIDLKSGRLSPHDRERMITKYSPVPYDEEALCPHWKQFLKDIFNNNKELIKFIQRFLGCSLTGDMSCQSMFILHGTGANGKSTFINVVSRIMGDYATTTPTETFMQKKGEQATNDIARLKGARFVTAMESDDHGRLAESVIKRLTGNDMISARFLYGEYFQFIPTFKIVMATNHKPRIGGMDHAIWRRIKLIPFLQTFSEEKQDKKLTGKLEKEMPGILSWMVEGCLRWQREGLGSAVAISDATDEYKTEMSDVQMFLSEKCERDELQMVQSSVLYKEYTAWCEENHERPRSNRNFSIMLKESGMDKVRQSVGIFWLGIKIRKEKPY from the coding sequence ATGGCCGAGAAGATGAAACTTAAAAAAGTGATGGAAAAAATAAGGATCTTCGAGGAAGAGGAGCACTTTGAGATCAAGAAAGCCCTCTACTCAGGTTGTAAATTTACAGAAGAACAGACAAGGATAATGGATCTGATTTTTAAGAATCAGCTTCACGAACATTATGGCCTTCTTACCCTCCTCTATAACTGTTACAGCCAGCTTGAGAGTGAACTCCCCCGGGAAGAGAGGCTCTCGGAGCGCTTCTTTGCTCTTCGATGGGACTCCTACATGAAGGCCTATGCCAAGTGGACAGCACCGAAACAACCCGTACAGGGGATGGAGAAACACCTGGAACGGGAGGCCCTGCGGGTTCTCTCAACCAATATGAATGAGAGGGGAACCGCCTTCTCGGACTTCTTTAACGCCTCCATGATGATCAAGGACTGGGGAGAGGACATCCGCTACTGCAGCCCCTGGAAGAAATGGCTGATATGGGACGGCTGCCACTGGAACATAGATGAACTGAGAGAGATCTACGACATGGGAAAACTGAGCATCGAGGCCATGGTTGAGAAGGCTCCCGAATGCCCCAGTACTGAAGACGGCCTGAACTTGATAGCCCACTCCCGGCGCAGCTCCACCGCCCGTAAGGTGGAGGCCATGCTCAGCACAACAAGCTCTGATCCCCGGATCAGAATTGCTCCGGATGCCCTGGACCAGGATCAGTTTCTCTTTAACTGTGCCAACGGTGTTATAGACCTGAAATCAGGCCGTCTGTCTCCCCATGACAGGGAGAGGATGATCACAAAGTACTCTCCTGTCCCCTACGATGAGGAAGCCCTCTGTCCCCACTGGAAGCAGTTTCTAAAGGATATCTTTAATAACAACAAGGAACTTATCAAGTTTATACAGAGATTCCTGGGATGCTCCCTCACGGGGGACATGTCCTGTCAGTCCATGTTTATCCTCCACGGCACCGGCGCCAACGGCAAGAGTACCTTTATAAACGTAGTGAGCCGCATCATGGGTGACTACGCCACCACAACCCCCACTGAGACCTTTATGCAGAAGAAGGGAGAACAGGCCACCAACGACATAGCACGCCTCAAGGGGGCCCGTTTTGTCACCGCCATGGAGAGTGACGACCACGGCCGCCTAGCAGAGTCTGTGATTAAGAGACTCACGGGAAACGACATGATCAGTGCCCGCTTTCTCTACGGGGAGTACTTCCAGTTTATCCCCACCTTCAAGATCGTCATGGCCACCAACCACAAGCCCCGGATCGGCGGGATGGATCACGCCATCTGGCGGCGGATCAAGCTGATTCCCTTCCTCCAGACCTTCTCCGAAGAGAAGCAGGACAAGAAGCTCACCGGCAAACTGGAGAAGGAGATGCCCGGTATCCTCTCCTGGATGGTCGAGGGCTGCCTCCGCTGGCAGAGAGAGGGACTTGGCAGCGCCGTGGCCATCAGTGATGCCACAGACGAATACAAGACAGAGATGAGTGATGTTCAGATGTTCCTGAGCGAAAAATGCGAGAGGGATGAACTGCAGATGGTCCAGTCCTCTGTGCTCTACAAGGAGTACACAGCCTGGTGTGAGGAGAACCATGAGAGACCCAGGAGCAACAGAAATTTCAGCATAATGCTGAAGGAGTCAGGGATGGATAAGGTGAGGCAGAGCGTCGGGATATTCTGGCTTGGGATAAAAATAAGGAAGGAGAAGCCGTATTAG